In the genome of Fusobacterium necrogenes, one region contains:
- a CDS encoding aminotransferase class V-fold PLP-dependent enzyme, translated as MIYFDNAATTLYKPEEVVKAMISAMTFMGNVGRGNTSASIAASHTVFKTRENLAKFFNIKDSSRIAFTSNSTEALNIAIKGTLKNGDNVITTMLEHNSVLRPLYEMEEKGVELSFVKADKLGNISYEEMESLIKNNTKAIICTHGSNLTGNLIDIKKVGEICKKYNLLFIVDASQTAGVFPVDVEDMNIDVLCFTGHKSLLGPQGTGGIFVRESVEIKPLKSGGTGILTYSKSQPQIMPTYLEAGTLNGHGIAGLNAGIEFINKIGMNKIREKEDSLMWRFYNGVKNLPHIKIYGDFSKKERCPIVTLNIGEYDSGDIAEELLNFGISTRAGGHCAPLMHEALGTVEQGAVRFSFGYFNTEEEVDEVIKIIKNIISNI; from the coding sequence ATGATCTATTTTGATAATGCTGCTACTACTTTATATAAACCAGAAGAAGTAGTAAAAGCTATGATTAGTGCAATGACTTTTATGGGAAATGTAGGACGAGGTAATACCTCTGCTTCAATAGCTGCTAGTCATACTGTTTTTAAAACTAGAGAAAATCTTGCTAAATTTTTTAATATAAAAGATTCTAGTAGAATAGCTTTTACTTCTAATTCTACTGAAGCTTTAAATATAGCTATAAAAGGCACATTAAAAAATGGAGATAATGTAATTACAACTATGTTAGAGCATAACTCTGTACTCCGTCCTCTATATGAAATGGAAGAAAAAGGAGTGGAGCTCTCTTTTGTAAAAGCTGATAAACTAGGAAATATATCCTATGAAGAGATGGAGAGCCTTATAAAAAATAATACTAAGGCTATAATTTGTACACATGGTTCTAACCTCACTGGAAATCTTATAGATATTAAAAAAGTAGGAGAGATTTGTAAAAAATATAATTTACTATTTATAGTTGACGCCTCTCAAACAGCTGGAGTATTTCCTGTTGATGTAGAGGATATGAATATAGATGTACTTTGTTTTACTGGGCATAAAAGTTTACTTGGACCTCAAGGAACAGGAGGGATATTTGTAAGAGAGAGTGTTGAGATTAAGCCATTAAAATCTGGTGGTACTGGTATTCTCACTTATAGTAAAAGTCAACCTCAAATTATGCCAACTTATCTTGAAGCTGGAACTTTAAATGGACATGGTATAGCTGGACTCAATGCTGGAATAGAATTTATAAATAAGATAGGTATGAATAAAATCAGGGAGAAAGAGGACTCCCTTATGTGGAGATTTTATAATGGAGTAAAAAATCTTCCTCATATAAAAATATATGGAGATTTCTCTAAAAAAGAGAGGTGTCCTATTGTAACTCTTAATATTGGAGAGTATGATTCTGGAGATATAGCTGAAGAGTTACTTAACTTTGGTATCTCTACTAGAGCAGGAGGGCACTGTGCACCTCTTATGCATGAAGCTCTAGGTACTGTTGAACAAGGGGCAGTAAGATTTAGCTTTGGATATTTCAATACTGAAGAGGAAGTTGACGAAGTGATTAAAATTATAAAAAATATTATTTCAAATATTTAA
- a CDS encoding AAA family ATPase, with translation MENLKEKIEITRGNILKLEKEIQKKIVGQDDMVRKILIGILTGNHILLEGLPGLAKSLTVNTLAQTLGLKFSRIQFTPDLLPSDIIGTEIYNEKTGEFYTKKGPIFANIILADEINRAPAKVQSALLEAMQEKQITIANETFKLDKPFIVLATQNPIEQDGTYPLPEAQQDRFLMKVKIEYPTKEEEKNILKLLTSTTDFDSIEIEEVLNKDKIEELKQLIKEIHIDEKLMDYILDIIFKTRESNQYISCGASPRASIALVVSAKANAFLEGRDFVIPQDIKKVIFDVLRHRIILTYEAEAEGKDVENIITDIMEGVELP, from the coding sequence ATGGAAAACTTAAAAGAAAAAATTGAAATTACAAGAGGAAATATTCTCAAACTAGAAAAGGAGATACAGAAAAAAATTGTAGGACAAGATGATATGGTAAGAAAAATCTTAATAGGAATACTTACTGGAAACCATATCTTATTGGAAGGATTACCTGGACTTGCAAAATCTTTAACTGTAAATACTTTAGCTCAAACTCTTGGATTAAAATTTTCAAGAATACAGTTTACTCCTGATTTATTACCTAGTGATATTATAGGTACTGAGATTTATAATGAAAAGACAGGGGAGTTTTATACTAAAAAAGGTCCAATATTTGCAAATATAATCTTAGCAGATGAAATAAATAGAGCTCCAGCTAAAGTTCAATCTGCACTATTAGAAGCTATGCAAGAAAAACAGATTACAATAGCTAATGAAACTTTTAAACTAGATAAACCCTTTATAGTATTAGCTACTCAAAACCCAATAGAGCAAGATGGAACTTATCCATTACCTGAAGCTCAACAAGATAGATTTCTTATGAAAGTAAAAATAGAGTATCCTACTAAGGAAGAGGAAAAAAATATTTTAAAACTTTTAACATCTACAACTGATTTTGATTCTATTGAGATAGAGGAAGTCTTAAATAAAGATAAGATAGAAGAATTAAAGCAACTTATAAAAGAGATACACATTGATGAAAAACTTATGGATTATATCTTGGATATCATATTTAAAACTAGAGAAAGTAATCAATATATAAGTTGTGGAGCTTCTCCAAGAGCTTCTATTGCCCTTGTTGTTTCTGCTAAAGCCAATGCTTTTTTAGAGGGAAGAGATTTTGTCATACCTCAAGATATTAAAAAAGTTATCTTTGATGTATTACGTCATAGAATTATCTTAACTTATGAAGCAGAAGCAGAGGGAAAAGATGTAGAAAATATAATTACTGATATAATGGAAGGGGTAGAACTTCCATAG
- a CDS encoding DUF58 domain-containing protein produces the protein MNKEEILKKIKKIEIASSLLANEIFSGNYRSYFKGNGMEFSDIRRYAPGDDVKKIDWKVSARQRKTYIKEFTEEREMSIYLLIDISSSNNFPAKQDLISQLVGSLAFSAIKNNDKVGAIFFSDDIEKVIPLKKGKKQGLIILDNFLSITPKGKGTDISKVLYSFNKISKQRAIVFLISDFIDENYEKAIKLVSQKHDLIPLRIADRKFETLPKGAIFTMSDAETGEEIVIENFDSNYHIEEELPKNILTLYTDENYVIKLANYFKRRRRV, from the coding sequence ATGAACAAAGAAGAGATACTTAAAAAGATAAAAAAAATAGAGATAGCCTCTTCTCTCCTTGCTAATGAAATTTTTTCTGGAAATTATCGTTCTTATTTTAAGGGAAATGGAATGGAATTTTCTGATATAAGAAGGTATGCTCCTGGAGATGATGTAAAAAAAATAGATTGGAAAGTAAGTGCTAGACAGAGAAAAACATATATTAAAGAGTTTACAGAGGAAAGAGAGATGAGCATATATCTTTTAATTGATATTTCTTCATCTAATAACTTTCCTGCTAAGCAAGATTTAATCTCTCAATTAGTTGGAAGTTTAGCTTTCAGTGCTATAAAAAACAATGATAAAGTAGGGGCTATATTTTTTAGTGATGATATAGAAAAGGTAATACCTCTGAAAAAAGGAAAAAAACAGGGACTTATTATCCTTGATAATTTTCTATCTATCACACCTAAAGGAAAAGGAACTGATATCTCAAAAGTACTTTACTCATTTAATAAAATCTCTAAGCAAAGAGCTATTGTATTTTTAATAAGTGACTTTATAGATGAAAATTATGAGAAAGCTATAAAATTGGTAAGTCAAAAACATGATTTGATACCATTGAGAATAGCTGATAGAAAATTTGAAACTCTACCTAAAGGTGCTATTTTTACAATGAGTGATGCTGAAACAGGTGAGGAGATAGTTATAGAGAATTTTGATAGTAATTATCATATTGAAGAGGAGTTACCTAAAAATATTTTAACTCTCTACACTGATGAGAATTATGTAATAAAGTTGGCTAATTACTTTAAAAGAAGGAGGAGAGTATGA
- a CDS encoding vWA domain-containing protein codes for MFKFASPYFLLLIPIIIYLFFRKQKVKGIKIPGIKPLKEFRLRSKKYLIGKILILFSLILMCIALARPQIISENKIIKKEGIDIVVALDLSQSMLQRDFKPNRLETAKKLLEEFIDKRVNDRISLVVFGGDAYTKVPLTFDHNVVKDITSKLTTDDITSNNRTAIGMGLGVSLNRLKDSEAKSKVIILMTDGENNSGEMSPMGASEIAKELGIKIYTIGIGAREIQIRVPFGHTTVKNTELDENLLKNIASTTGGEYFRAGSEKEFQEIFNKIDSLEKTKIDGRSYYEKDELYENILKIALLLLVIGAFFEYKKYIKIP; via the coding sequence ATGTTTAAATTTGCCTCTCCATATTTTTTACTTCTTATTCCTATTATTATATATCTATTTTTTAGAAAACAAAAGGTAAAGGGAATAAAAATTCCAGGTATAAAACCTCTTAAAGAGTTTAGATTGAGGAGTAAAAAATATCTAATTGGAAAAATACTTATTCTATTTTCTTTAATACTTATGTGTATTGCTTTGGCTCGTCCACAAATCATATCTGAAAATAAAATTATAAAAAAAGAGGGAATAGATATAGTAGTAGCTTTAGATTTATCTCAATCTATGTTGCAAAGAGATTTTAAACCCAACAGATTGGAAACAGCTAAAAAACTTTTAGAAGAGTTTATAGATAAAAGAGTCAATGATAGAATATCACTTGTTGTATTTGGTGGAGATGCCTATACAAAAGTTCCTCTCACATTTGACCACAATGTAGTAAAAGATATTACCTCTAAACTGACAACAGATGATATCACTAGTAACAATAGAACAGCTATTGGTATGGGGCTTGGAGTTTCTTTAAATAGATTAAAGGACTCTGAAGCAAAATCTAAAGTTATAATACTTATGACAGATGGAGAGAATAACTCTGGAGAGATGAGCCCTATGGGAGCTAGTGAGATTGCAAAAGAGTTAGGAATAAAAATCTACACTATTGGTATTGGAGCTAGAGAGATACAGATACGTGTACCCTTTGGACATACTACTGTTAAAAACACTGAGCTTGATGAAAATCTTTTGAAAAATATTGCCTCTACAACAGGAGGAGAGTATTTTAGAGCTGGAAGTGAAAAGGAGTTTCAAGAGATTTTTAACAAAATAGACAGTTTAGAAAAAACTAAGATAGATGGAAGAAGCTATTATGAAAAAGATGAGTTATATGAAAATATTTTAAAAATTGCTCTTCTACTTCTAGTAATAGGTGCTTTTTTTGAATATAAGAAATATATCAAAATACCATAA
- a CDS encoding vWA domain-containing protein, with protein MEFGNLQNSIYLIFPLILLLIMILGMRKRKDILNVLKLRNKRRISIIKILLLTLGSVLVVISLLSPQKEIEDEEIEVKGMNIYVLIDTSRSMLTEDVYPNRLEAGKRVLTNLIQSLKGDRIGFIPFSDSAYIQMPLTDDYNITQNYINTIDTTLISGGGTELYQALELAEKSFKEIGSENKAVIVISDGGDFDKKSLDFVKENKIDVYSIGVGTKEGNVIPEYLNGVKRGFIKDESGSAVISKLNSDFLQKISNENNGKYYEVNNLVDTSKNFVNDTINLERKSQRNEKTKNYEKYFQYPLALGILFILIGYLLKEVIKDEE; from the coding sequence ATGGAATTTGGAAATCTACAAAACTCTATATATCTTATCTTTCCTCTTATTCTCCTCTTAATTATGATTTTGGGTATGAGAAAAAGAAAAGATATATTAAATGTTTTAAAATTAAGAAATAAAAGACGTATAAGTATAATAAAAATTTTATTGCTGACATTAGGAAGTGTATTAGTTGTAATCTCTCTATTATCTCCCCAAAAAGAGATAGAAGATGAGGAGATAGAAGTAAAGGGTATGAATATCTATGTTCTTATAGATACATCTCGTTCTATGCTTACAGAAGATGTCTATCCCAATAGATTAGAAGCTGGGAAGAGAGTCCTTACCAATCTTATTCAATCTCTAAAAGGAGATAGAATAGGATTTATTCCTTTCTCTGATAGTGCATATATACAGATGCCTCTTACTGATGATTATAATATTACTCAAAACTACATAAATACCATAGATACTACTCTGATATCTGGTGGTGGAACAGAATTATACCAAGCTTTAGAGTTGGCAGAAAAATCCTTTAAAGAGATAGGTAGTGAAAATAAAGCAGTTATAGTTATCTCTGATGGAGGAGATTTTGATAAGAAATCCCTTGATTTTGTAAAAGAGAATAAGATAGATGTTTATTCTATTGGTGTTGGTACTAAGGAGGGAAATGTTATTCCAGAGTATCTTAATGGAGTAAAGAGAGGATTTATTAAAGATGAGAGTGGTTCTGCTGTTATCAGTAAGCTTAACTCTGATTTTTTACAAAAAATATCTAATGAAAATAATGGTAAATACTATGAAGTAAATAACTTAGTTGATACCTCTAAAAATTTTGTAAATGATACTATAAATTTAGAAAGAAAAAGTCAAAGAAATGAAAAAACTAAAAACTATGAAAAATATTTTCAATATCCTCTAGCTCTAGGTATATTATTTATATTAATTGGGTATCTATTAAAAGAGGTGATAAAAGATGAGGAATAA